A genome region from Bacillaceae bacterium IKA-2 includes the following:
- a CDS encoding CsbD family protein has product MSNDKLTGKVDKVKGNVKEQWGKTTKNQSLEQEGKNDQLKGKVKIGIGKIKETINKISKKTKHK; this is encoded by the coding sequence ATGAGTAATGATAAATTAACAGGAAAAGTGGATAAAGTGAAAGGTAATGTAAAAGAGCAGTGGGGTAAAACAACAAAAAATCAATCATTAGAACAGGAAGGGAAAAATGATCAACTAAAAGGTAAGGTAAAGATAGGAATCGGGAAAATAAAGGAAACGATCAATAAAATTAGTAAGAAAACAAAGCATAAATAA
- the ytvI gene encoding sporulation integral membrane protein YtvI, which translates to MEGNKFIGYVVRVFIVVVLVVLGLMALYYSFNLTYPFLIAFALAFIINPLVNFLEKKGKLPRSLSVLLSILFLFGVVGSIITFIILKIIDRFNYFSQKLPNYIEMFFLQLQSFFINSILPFWETVLGLFNELDEPQKKAIQDNTQQIGLQFGTILGRFGETVANILSQFVGALPITLTALVFIIIALFFISKDWYKLGKLARKRIPNTFFEISSVISKDLKSKLVGYLFAQLILISMTATITFIGLLILRVEQPFTIALIAGMVDIVPYLGTGIIFVPWLIYCFITGNYFLGIGLSVLYTVTIIQRQLAEPKVLSSKLGLNPLAMLISLFVGIQLFGVIGLMIGPVLLVILVSLYHAGVFSNIWMFIKAEKASI; encoded by the coding sequence TTGGAGGGGAATAAATTCATTGGCTATGTAGTTCGAGTCTTTATAGTTGTTGTTTTGGTTGTTTTAGGGTTAATGGCCTTATATTATTCCTTTAATTTAACGTATCCTTTTTTAATTGCCTTCGCCTTAGCGTTCATCATTAATCCTTTAGTAAATTTTTTGGAGAAAAAGGGAAAGCTTCCGCGCAGTCTATCTGTTTTGCTAAGTATATTATTCTTATTTGGTGTTGTAGGTAGTATTATCACATTTATTATTTTAAAGATAATTGATAGGTTTAATTATTTTTCGCAAAAATTACCCAATTATATTGAAATGTTTTTTTTGCAACTGCAATCTTTTTTTATCAACTCGATTCTTCCCTTTTGGGAGACTGTGTTAGGTTTGTTCAATGAACTCGACGAACCTCAAAAAAAGGCTATTCAAGATAATACACAACAAATAGGACTGCAATTCGGTACTATTCTTGGTAGGTTTGGTGAAACAGTAGCTAACATTTTGTCACAGTTTGTAGGGGCACTGCCAATAACATTAACAGCTTTAGTTTTTATCATCATTGCCTTATTTTTTATTAGTAAGGATTGGTATAAGTTAGGAAAGCTTGCACGAAAACGAATTCCTAATACCTTTTTTGAAATAAGTTCCGTTATTAGTAAAGACTTAAAATCGAAATTAGTAGGATATTTGTTTGCCCAATTAATTCTAATTAGTATGACAGCGACTATTACATTTATAGGTTTACTAATTCTTCGAGTTGAACAGCCTTTTACAATTGCACTTATTGCTGGTATGGTCGATATAGTACCGTATTTAGGTACAGGTATAATATTTGTTCCGTGGCTTATTTATTGTTTTATTACGGGCAATTATTTTCTTGGTATAGGTTTAAGCGTTTTATATACAGTAACAATTATTCAAAGACAGTTAGCCGAACCAAAGGTATTATCTTCAAAACTTGGTTTAAATCCACTTGCGATGCTAATTTCATTATTTGTCGGAATTCAGCTTTTCGGAGTTATCGGGCTTATGATTGGACCAGTATTACTTGTAATCTTAGTATCGTTATATCATGCCGGTGTATTTAGTAATATATGGATGTTTATTAAAGCTGAAAAAGCATCGATTTAA